GCATTGTGAATTTTCTTCATGCTGCAACATCTTATGTACGTTAACTAAGATGCAACTGTTTCAGTGTAGAAATAGCACTGTAGGTCTGAGGatactttttctctctttgccctCCCCAGGAGACTGTGCTGGAGGATCTAGTTGCACGTTAATTTTTTAGGTATGGTTTTATTTGTTCTAGGACTCTTAGTAATACTAGAAactctcctttctgctttcctgtggCAGTAAAATGATCTCTGGTGTGCAAGTGACTTTGCAGTATAACTTACGAGTGTGGCTTCAGTTGATGGAAATCAGGCTGTAAAGCATTCATAGGATAGTCAGTAGTTCTGTGGCGTCCACACTatgtgagcagcagcagatgatGTGAAACTTACAGGCGTGTTGTTCTACACCTTCAGACTATGCTCTTAAAGTATACTTGATATAGAGCTTGCTGTGACAGCTGTATTTGAAAGATTCAACATGTTCATAAAGAGctaagttttattatttttgtttgagaCTAGTGTTGGTGTAATGGTATTCTTGAAACTAATTATGAAGAACAGTATAAATGTAAGTAGAAGGGAATTAATTCAATATAAAAGactctgtgtattttctttatttacgTGTCTTGGCCTTTTTAGGCTTTATATGTAGGCTAGTATCTTTGGAATTTGTTGAGGGATTTGGGTACAGCTGGCATGTGGAAACTTACCTTACTCTTGTAGAGGCCCTAAGGACAAGCATTATTCATGTTAGTTTAGAAGGATTTAGTGTTGATACAGTAGATTCCTTCTGTGGCTTCAAGCCAACGTGAGCTCTGCATCATGTGCTTTGGTTAGTTTGACAGATCCTGTCATCTGCCTATGCCTGATTTGGATAAGGTTTGTTAATGCTGTCAGGATACCGTATTAATGGCTATTGAGAGTGGAACCGTGTTGCATTTCACTGGAATTTTTACTTCGAAAGATGTCTGCCTGTGTGTTGTCCCACTTTTCCCCTCCACTTAATTTTTCCTATTTATGTAAGTTTGGTTGTATTTGGTTTTTGACTTTTGGGGAATACGTTCTTCAGTTTCACAGTGTAATATCTTTATCTATCATAGGCTCCTAAAAGTAGATACACATACAAGTTTATGGTGCTCTGGAAAGGTGGTTGGTTTAGCACATTAGTTCTGAAACTTAAGTGGTCACCAACGTGTTTCACAATCCATTTGCTGTATTGCAGATCTCTCTGTTTATGGGACTCTTTATTGTGCTGCTTCTGATCCTATGCATATAGTGAGCagctaagaaagaaggatgcttttttgctgtttctgcatCCACAGTCTGTATACAGTTTAATCAAGACAAACTGGAAATAAGATGAAAGAATGGTGAAGAAGGTGGTTGTTGAAACTCACAAAGGAAGTCAGTTGTGTAGCTGTGAAAGAAACCACGACACAGTTCATTGCATTTTATTCTAAGAAACGGAAGCCTGGAAATAATGCTTTTAATGTCTTCTGATTTATGTAATTCAATAGAATAGTATAATCTAAGGACAAGTGATATTTAATAGAAAGCATATGTTGTCTGTGAACACTGAACTGCAGTAACTAAGCTGTGATAAGTCAATTCAGCCCTTGGAATACTGCTGTGGTCATAGAGATACAAAGGTGTTGTAGGTCAGTGAAATTATTCTAGGACTGTCAGTGGctgcttgaaaaaataattgttcagAATGAATTTGGCAGAATTGCAGGTAACTGAAGATCAAGAAAGATCAGTTTGCTTGAATAGTTAAATCAGATTTGTGTTGAGGGTTTTAACTTTAGATGTTAATTGAAACCATACTTTAGAAGCCTATTTCAAGCTTTTAGCAGCGGCTACTGTTTTGCACAGAGTTCAACTAAACattcaaaatttaaaatggGCATTCAGGTGAAATATAGACACTGATGTAGAATctaatttcagtgttttcatgtGGAACTGTTTCCATTTAAGGTAGATTTACCAACTGAGTAAATGAACTTTACATTGTTGCTCCGCTCCTTGCTGTAGTTGAATTAAGAGATATAGTCTCATGCTTAAAATTCAAATCCTAAACACTTTTACTGTATTTGTAGCTGTAATCTGCTATATTATATCAAGTTTCAGTTTTTATAGCAAATCTGGAATTACTTGGCAATGCTCTAATATTCTTTGATAGTCCTGGAAAAACAAGGTGTTGTGGAGTACCATCACTTGAAGCTGTCCTTAAAGGCGACCTTAAAAGTCACCGAGGTGTTAAAGGGTAAAACCAAGAAATGTTGTTAATGTAGTCGAAGATATTCTTTGCCAGCAGCGCTGACGGGCTTGGGCATGGTACCAAGTTTGGTCTGAAAGAGCTAAGCTACCATGACATCATACCTTATTTTTGAATGTTACATTTGTAGTACTGTGAAAGTATTTAATAAATCAATCAAAAGTACTATCTTATAAACTGTTACGTCTTGGTAATTTTAAAGGATGCTGTGAAGTAAGAAAACTGTTTCAGTCTTGTGTATCTAAAGATGTTCCTAgtgttttaaaatcaattttagAATTAATTTAGCATGATCTgcataagaagaaaaattacattaaggaaacaaaattctattGTTTATATCTATTTTGTGAAATAACAGTTTATGACTTAAACATCTGTGGAATATTTTAGTTGATTAGAGAATTGTTCAACATTTTTGGTCAGACTTAATGGCAGTAAGGTTTGGGCCCTCGTTAAATAGTATCAAAATGCAAGATGCATAAGCTAAGGAAGTTGAAAACTAATGTTCTATTAGAAAGGAATATTCTGTTTTAATAGTGTTTACTTTAGAAtgtgttctttcttcttaaagTGTATCTAGAAGGTACACGCAGAATTCTACTAATTTCTTACATGAATTGTAATTTTATTATGTAATTTTTGATTCTCAAATTCGCACTATAGTTTGAATTTATGTGAACAAATAGTTTTTTATCCGATTTGGAAAATCTTTAATGCACTTAAATATGTGGTGTAATGCATTGTTGTCAGTTCCCTTGCTGGCTTCCCCCTCTGCGCCCCTACctccccattaaaaaaaaaaaaaagaagaaagtgccCTCATAATTCAGTAAAGCCACTGTAGTGCAGAAATTATGGAATTCCAAAGTCATTTCATACTATGCTGCATACTGGTAAGCTTAAAAGATTAAAATGGTTTTTTGGAACACCTGGTACAGTGAGATAATCTTTTAACTACAATTCCAGCGAAGAGCCGTGGGGATTTCGGAATAAACATGGGATAGTTGGTGACTAACTTTAATTTCCATCTGTATtaactgtgtttaaaaaaaaaaaagagaaacaaacaaaaacccgtCCAGAAATTGTTATTATCCTGTGTATCTAATTTGCTTTCTGTACATGGAATGTACCAAGATTTAGATTTGGGAGTATAGCTCCCTCTTTCCCTGTTTGTTCACAAATGCTGCAAACAGAGATGGTTATAATAGAggcaaaattttatttcagaaagcagaaaattagtGGCTTTTTAAGAAGTAAACATGTTAAGAATATAGGTATTTTTAGCCTAGGAGAGCTACTTTTGCATTGAGCACTGAATGCTCAACTTGTTTTAAGTTGTTCATCCATTTATATTGTCATTACTTATTAGCCTACTGACTACTCTGGATTAAGCTTCTGATCTAGTTGTTTCTCTGGTGTCTAAAATGGGCTTCAGTGTGCAATGTCACACGTCTGAATCTGATACTGCTGGGAAAAGTGAGGGCTGTAATAATGTAAAATACCTAAAAGACTCTTGTATGTGTTTTGACAGATTGGCAAAATGAGGTATGTCAGTGTTCGTGACTTTAAAGGGAAAGTCTTAATTGATATTAGAGAATATTGGATGGATCAAGAAGGTGAAATGAAGCCTGGCAGAAAAGGTATTGTTCCGTTTCAtgttattttgtattaaaacatTGGCTACAGTGTGCTGGAGAATGTTGTGTAtcagatttttatattttgttactACATTATATTTTTAGAGTAATATTATTTTGTGCTGCCTTCTGTCAAGGCCAGAGCTGTATtcactttctgtgttttgcctACTACTTgtgaattaatttgttttactgTACTAATTTTATTTGTAGTTTATAAACTTGATCAGAGATCAGCTAAAGTCTGAAGTTAATCTGAAGTGTTCCAAATGAGTAGTTTAGTTTTGTAACTGAGACAGTTGTTGAAGTAGCTCAGGCATTAGTAGTCACAACATAGACTTCGTGTATGAAACCAGCCTTAATAGTAATTATGCAAGATTCTtctctacatttttctttttgtcttaagtgtttatttttaatgcatttcagGTATTTCTTTAAATCCAGAACAGTGGAACCAGCTGAAGGAACAGATTTCTGATATTGATGATGCAGTAAGAAAACTGTAAAGACAGACCATACAGAAACTTTAATCATTTCAGTTGTTTAAAgcgaactttttttttttatattggcttttgttttctaaaatattgttttccaaTCTATTGTATATTTGGATTGCAAATCGATTTGTAAGATGAATACTTTTCTTATGTGCATTAAAAGTGTATTCTGAGTGAGGCTATTTGTGTATACTTTACTAAAAGTAAGAGTGTTGCTTTCACCACATgatgtaaaataaacaaaacaagtaaTATGTAAAGCATAATTGTTTATGGCTGTTTGATTGAAGGTGTTTGCTGATAAGACCACCTAATAGCTTTAGTCTTCGTTTTAGTTTCAGTTTAGTTAATGGTTAATAtgaatttgttttctgaggAGATTTCTTAAAATgcctcaatttatttttttgcttttatttcataCTCTTTAGTATTGCCCTGACAGCTTTCTGTTTTAAGACTTGATACAAACAGTGAAGACTtggtaaaacacatttttgtagataattttaaatactgtatttgctAATTTACCCTATTTATTCAGATGTAAACATTCCTGAGTATATGACTTTTTTGCATTACTTGCATGAAATGTTACGATAAACAGTAACACTTGAACACAAGCCACACacaatttcttcccatttttttaTATCTTGCTTGTCTTAGAAAACACAATTAGCCTTTCTTATTGAACCCTAGATTTTAGAATGTGATGCATAAACTTTTACAGTAATAAACATATACCTCAGAGTAAGATAGTATTTAAAAGCTCCAAATGTGGTTATTAGTTAGGTATCCTTTTCAAGCTCTGCGTTAAATTCATTCTTAAGCACATACAAACTAGTTATTCTATAGAGAAGAACAGTTGACCTGTCTTTGTAGGGCTTTTGTTCATTCGAGAGTATTGCATAAAAATCGATGCATAAACTAGGCTGTTACAGGTCAAACAGGATTAAAATCGCTTCAACCAAAACGTCTGGATCTCCTGCTTCTGCCCTGTCCACACTGCCTGCCCAAACCACTTAACTTGGCATGCTTTGTGTGGCTTATATGTGCACAGCTGTTTTATCTTTTGTACAGAAGATGCTTCGTGCTTGTAGTGGAGTGCTGGTACATAGTGGATCACGAGTAGCGAACTTCACTTGTCAAACATTGcagtgtctggaagagaagctTCTGTGCAGTGGAAGCTCTGTTAGACAAGACGCTGCCACAGTTGAAGGGCTTCTTGGTAGGTGTCACAAACAATGGAATGAAGGAGGGACAATATGATGTTTGAGTAGAACTTGGAGAGATAAGGGGTGTGCCAGTGCAGAAGTTAACAGTGAAAAATCAAAGCTAGCTGACATGTAATAACTACAGTGAAAAAATGTTAGTTAGCAGAATTAGACAGGAGTTCATTTTTCTGGCTTAATTCAGTTAATTGAAGGAAGAAGATGAAGCAGCTTAATGAAATTGATATTTTGAGATGTGTAGTGAAGGCACAATTTAATTGGTTCAGCTGTAGTTTTCTGATTTGTTGTTAAacttcatatatttttaaaattttgtataGATAAACAGGATTTactatttgtttaattttggaATATCTTAGTATGTTTATACTGCAGGCATGTGTGGAGGTGCCATACACATACTattcctgtgttgcagtttgtaatTCAATATAAATAAGCGTTGAAGGGTGAGGAAGAGTGACTTCATCAAATTAAATTTAtagtatttaatttaaatattatgCTAGATACTTCTACGTGCTTTTTAACTTACCTATTGTTGACATGTTACAAATAAAGATCTGGATTTGTgtagctcaggaaatctgaatTTTTAAGAACTGCTTGAGGGTGAATAAAAGGGTAAAGCAATGTTTTGTGGTAGCAGGTGCATTTTTGGGCACAATGTTCTTTTTTTGAGTTACTCTTATAGGTGTGTGGGGATACTTGGACTAAATAGAATAAATATGAAAGATGTGCTAAAATTTCACAGATAGGTGAATGAAATAAATTGCTTCAGGTCATGGTTGACAGGCTCTAGGTAACTTGTATTTGTGGTATGTATATACgaatttttcctttaaacctGAAATTTTGCAACCAGATTTTAGCCACTGTACCTGAAGACTTTCATGTGGCTACTCTAAAGTGCATAATTAGAGGGAACGTTGTCCTCGCTTTGATTACTGTTGTAGTAGGCCATTGGATGGCAGTTGTGTATCAGAGTACAATGTAATTGCATTCAGAAGGTGGAGAATTCATTCGAGAGGAGTAAGTGAAAAAGTTTCAATATAGTGATTAGTTCTCTTGTGGAAACTGGTGATAGAGGTGTTCAAATAAACAAGTATTTGTTAACAGTCCTATTATAGGTAACCCCCTTGCTGAATTTGTGATAAGTACTGGAGATGTTTATCCCATTTACTTGATGAAACTTGGAGCAGTTTGACTTTACTTAGcttgtgtgtttaaaaatatttttccttttgcctgtCATAatcataaaatacattttacctGAGCCAGTCTTCTGCATGAATGTCCCACAAGAAAGGTAATTAAATAAACCTATCAGTTTCACAAAAGCTCAAAATGAGTTGAGTTGAATTGAGGAAATCCATTGCACCTCAGATGACTGATGTGCTTGTTATTTGATAAAAATTTGACATGTTTgctgttattttgaaataaacagcTGGTAGTGATTTGTCATGCAATTGTCTATAGCTGTAGTCTTTctaatttgagaagaaaattcagattttttttttttttttttttaatctgttattGCAGACAAAATGTTAGTTTGGATACCTGTAGAAGTAAGTGTCTATGGAAGAAGACTCTGCATATGTGAAAAGGCTGTGTAATGTCAGATAAAACACTGCTCCCTTTCCCATTAAGGTGGTAAAATAAAGATGCATTTGATTTTTTATATTTGTGCAGGGGCATATTAGCAATATGTTTTATAATTTAAGCCTACTAAGGAGCTTAGGGAGAAAAATGCATCACAGAGTTGCCAAAGTACTGTATGTGTGATAAATCAAACTGTCATGTATGATGTTCCTCTTATGTAGAGATGTTCATATCGAAATTTAGCAAATCCAGTACTAAGtttgatatttttgttaaaGGAAATGCCCCAGTTACATACTTCTTATGTGATATGTTAGTAAAAAAATTCATGATTGTAATTCTGGTAACTCAAATGTCATGTTGTTAACCATGTGGaatgttttatgttttgctCTGGTGGTATCCACTGCAAAGAGACCACTGGAAATATGATCTCCAGCTGTAATTACCTTAatgttcaaataaaaaaatagttaaatgtTATACATGTAATAACAATTTGAACAATTGGAAATAAATGAAGACTTCTGTTGACAtaagtgttatttttaatagaactTTAGCTTcactaaaactttttttttttccccaaattgtTATGGAAACTGATGCTTCATTCTTGCAATTGTTGTAATTTGGAAATTTGAAAACTTAATCATCTTATACTTGTTCCATGTTTGTGGGTGGGGGATTGATAGGATAGCCTGGAGGGAGAGAAACTTTTCGTAATGATGGAAGAACAAGTGGTGTGTAAATATGGAACCAGCAGATATGAACACACTTTCAAATatcaaagagaaggaaagtgcCTGCTAACCCACTGCTGTTAAGAAAACGGCTGATTATCTTTTTCAGTGGAGTTTTGTTTTGATCTAACAATAAATTAAGCCTAGGTTAGATAGAAAAAAGCTAAAGCTTCtcacacatttatttatttatttgcattggCCAGTTAGGTCAGCGGAGGCTTCTTTGGGAAGGATGTTTGGTTTTTACATGCTTGCTGTGACTGGTTTGTAAGGAGTGGATTAACTGATTGTAGTGTCGAACTGAACAGATTTTTCAAGTAATTTTGATTAGTTTAGCAATTTCTAGCCACGGGCACAGAAATTACTGTGGctcaaagagaagaaatggagTTTGGGGTTGACGGAGGGTCATCATGTTCTACCTGTTCATCGTCTACTGCTTTCCACTTATTGCCTTCCACATCTTTCACTGGATGTCTGGTGAGCAGGTATGGAAGAGCATTCTGATAGGCAATATCTTTCCTGTTATGGATCAAGCCTATGTGTCCTTTCTATTGTCGTGTAGAAGTGTAGGAGACACTTGCTGAAGAACTGGAATAAATGGTCCATGGCTTAGTGATAGTCTTTCAGGGAAGCTTAAATTGTGgttcatttaagaaaaatgttatttttgtaagATCTTCTTAATTTGGTATTCGTTGTActtcctctttgctttcaaTGAATCCATGTATTCTTCAATGATGGGATGATAAGTGAGGTAGGAACTGAGGTTGGGCTGAGGACTCGAGTTTTTAAGAACGTTGTTATCCTTTGGAAGGAGGTGGGCTCTCAGTCCTAAAGGTGAACACAGCTTGCTGAAAAACTGGAAGTTGGTGGAGTGAACAGACTGTTCTTGGAAATCTCTGGGTGTGTTTGATAAGgctaaacaagaaaaacattttatgtcTCTTTGCCCAGCATGCCTCGTAGACTGCTGTTAGTGATTGGTTCAGTTGAGCAGAAAAACTACTTAAGTGAAGAAGGGGTAAGATACTACATAAGCCCCATTACCTTTGTTATCTAAGGAGGAACTGTTTCACATATgaagattttaaatgttttatgatTTCACTAGTGGGCTAATGTGTCAATTTTCAGGCTGTAGACAATAAAGCCCCTTACATTTTAGGAGTAGGAAGACCTAAGTTTTTCTATTCACTATAATATCCTCACACAATACATCTGAGAGAGAGGTGAATGACATTGTTAAGAACAAACTTGAGATTGACATGGCCCTAACAATTAACTACTTGAAATTGAAAGTTAGGTGGTATATAGGAATAAAAGTTGTCTCTTTGTGGTGCTGCTTATATGTGATCTTTGAAGCTTTTTGCTCTCTCAACATGAAGTGTCTCTGTGGAGTtctgctgtttcctctgctttccatTCGCCATCCCTTACTGAGATCTGCAGCTCCCTTTGCATTTCCTTTGTTATTTGTATTCTGACTGGAGGCATCGCTTCCATCTCTTGGAACAGAAGCATCTCTGACTACACTCATGTCATCACAAGTCAAAGATACCTTAAAGATTGGTTCCTAATTATGGTTGGCAGATACAGCTGCTATTGCTACCACAGGCCAATTAATGGTCATATGTCTTTATCAcaatgctaaaaaaaataatataaagtaTATGTGAAATAGCTGGATTACTCTTGCCAACATGCATACTTCCCAAATGCAGTAATTTCCTTTGTATTAGCTTGAATTATTGCCTGCAGTGAAAGCAGTGGACAGGTGCTTTTCCCCCTGAAGTGAATACTACCAACTTGAAAAATACCACAGTGAGACTGTTCCTGGGGTAAACATTATTAGAGTTGCCACCTGGGTATCTGGTTGCCATAAGCAGAGGTATTTGTAATTGCAATGGTTTGGgtactggaaagaaaattcagttgCCTGGGTAGCCTGAAAAGTTCCTGAGGTGCACTGTAGGACATGAGCAGCATTTATGATGATGTAAAGACTGCCCTCCTGTCTGTGCAGAGGAACCTTTGAACAGTCTTAATTTGCAGTGTGCTTGTCcctgcttgttttctttgtgattgAGTCGCTCCTCTGAGACTGTGTACAGAATGcgtaatatctttttttttcccacagcgTCTGTTGTGTTACTATCCCATAGTAATGCGCATTTCATCTGTCAAAACAATTTGCAACCTATGGAAAATGTTTgtggcttttaaaatgttttggaacAAACATTTTGAGTTTTGGGGGCAATTTTTTGTAAATAGGTTATCTAGGTATTTTCCCTGCTCCTCCAATAAATTTGTTCATgccttttgttattttaattttctggcACTGTTTTACAGGAAGctgaaattttttttgttgtgatcATTAAGGAGTTTTGAATCTCTTATTTTTAACATGCTCCAGTTGTAGCTTTTGAAAATGGACTTGCAAACTCATGCTTGGATGCATTTCTTACTAGATTTTGTTAAGTTCCTGATTGTTATCTGCCTGAGACTACTGTGTAGTCTAAGCACCTGCTTATAAAAGAGAGAAGTGTCTGTCAGGACTGTAAAGTTGCAAGGCTGTGGTACGCTATGTGAAAAGGTGAGGAGGGGAAAACGTGCAGCTAAAGAAATGAGttattttctgaactttttCAGGACATGTTccagaaacaatatttttcctattttgaaGGTGAAAAGTAAACccaaaactattaaaaaatgcTAAGCTTAAAGTTGTACTTCTGTTCAAACACAAGTTCGTCAGACGTGCCctttttaatgcaatatttttgaaataattatagtgattcaaaaaaaaaaaaaatctgcctacATGAACACTGTTTAGCACCAGGAAATTTTTAAAGCTGGTAGAATCTAAACCAATATAtagtttttaagtgtttttgaTCCTTTGAAGCATTAATCTTAACTGAAGAAGTAAATTGCTCTGATGCTTTGTGAGAACTTTGTAGCTTTCCACAGACAGAGGTCGCTTGACTGCGGTAAGAGACTTTTAACTTGTGTGGAAGTTCTCGCACAAAGGGGCTGCTGTGTGCTTTGGGCAAAGAGTTACGTCTGCTTTAGGTCAGTGTGGCTTCAAAACCTTGGTATCAGCAGTTTGCAGTATTGGTGAAGGGCACAACTGACTTTTTAAGAGTTTTTGGTGTATTTATTGAAGTAAAATTTGGATGGATATTAGCTTTATGaattaaaaattcaattttgtgtggttttgtccTCAAGGGGATGGAGATTAGCACATGGTCAAGAAACTTATAATTCTGCAATTGGTATATAGTTCAGATAATGTTCAGTTCTCTTTTGCATCTGGTTACATGTCTGCTTGAGTCATGGTCCATGTACTTCCATAGGCATCATTGACCGGTGCAGCATTTAGGATGGAAATCCCAGTGCAAGGTAAGGTACTGTTTTGTTGCCAAGCAGATCTTTTTTCATTATGGATCTTTTCCATGCATGCAGTACGTATGGAAGGTGTGAAGTGGAATAAAATAACTCTTATTACTgcttttcacatgaaaaatacagGATCTGAATTGAAAACCTTCCTACAAAACAATTTGACAACCTGTTGGTGTATCTTCAACAGTGAATGTAATATTTCAGATaagtggtgtgttttgttttgttttttttgggtaAACCTCAATAATTACTTTTCAATAACTTACATCTTCTCTAACAAATATTCAGACAGATTTCTATGTAAGTGGCTACTAAATGCAAGTTCTCTGCTGGAAATGTTGcttaaataataatttggtGTAGGTTAGCAGAGCATGTGTACGGTAAGTTTGTAATGGTGCTGTGATGGATGCCCTGGTTCTGACTGACAGCAGCACTTAGGTTCAGTCATCACTGACATGCACGTGACGCCGATACCAGCCCTGCTGTGGCCATGCAAACCCTGAGAACCCCGTGAGGCCGCGTGTCCTCAGGCACCAGGGAGTCTGGGCCATGTCTTATCAGGAGATAACAGCACCAGCCCAAGCTGGGACTAGACAAAACCAAAGCTGCCCTGGCTGCACACTTGCACAAACACCAAGGCTGGGTTTGATGACGAGGCTGTCGCTTCATGCTGTAAATGCCTGTGGCCTCGCTGAGCCCACTGAGCTCTGCGGTACGGCAGCGAGCTCCCCTGGGGCACGGACCCCTCTCAAGGTGGCTGCTCAAGGCTGAGAGACCCTTCACCCGGCATCTGGTATCTGCAGTGAGGTAAGTGGCATTTTACATTTGGTCTAAAGGTATATCAT
The Columba livia isolate bColLiv1 breed racing homer chromosome Z, bColLiv1.pat.W.v2, whole genome shotgun sequence genome window above contains:
- the SUB1 gene encoding activated RNA polymerase II transcriptional coactivator p15 isoform X1, translating into MPKSKELVSSSSSASDSDSEVDKKAKRKKQVTPEKPIKKQKTGESSKGAASSKQSSNRDENMFQIGKMRYVSVRDFKGKVLIDIREYWMDQEGEMKPGRKGISLNPEQWNQLKEQISDIDDAVRKL